In the Streptomyces coeruleoprunus genome, GGCCGACCCAGGCCTCGTCGCGGTACGAGCGCAGGTCCTCGCCCCAGCCGCCGTCGTCGTTCTGCACGGACTGCAGCCAGGCCACGGCCCGCCGGATCGCCGGGTGCGTGAGCGGCAGCCCGGCCGCGGTGAGCGCGGGCACCACGGAGCCGGTGCCGTACACGTGGTTGACGCCCCAGCGGCCGAACCAGGAGCCGCTCGGCTCCTGTTCGTCGAGCAGCCAGGCGATGCCGCGGCGGGTGCGGGGGTCGTGGGAGCGGCCCTCGTGGGCGAGCATCTCCACCACGTGGGCGGTGACATCGGCGGAGGGCGGGTCGACGACCTCGCCGAAGTCGCAGAACGGCAGCCGGTTGGGGAAGGGGCTGGTGTTGTCGGCGTCGAAGGCGCCCCAGGCGCCGTCGCGGCACTGCATGCCGAGGGTCCAGCGGGCGCCGCGCTCGATCGCCGCGTCGACCCGGTCGGGGTCGGGGTGGCGGACCCGGCGCAGCGCGAGGATCACCTCGGCGGTGTCGTCGATGTCGGGGTAGGTGTCGTTGTGGAACTCGAACGCCCAGCCGCCGGGCGGCAGATGGGGCCGGCGCACCGCCCAGTCGCCGGGCCGGACGACCTGCTCGGCGAGCATCCAGTCGGCGGCCTTGACGAGGGCGGGGTGGTCGGGGGGCAGCCCGGCGTCAGCGAGCGCGATGGTGGCCAGGCAGGTGTCCCAGACGGGCGACTGGCACGCCTCGATCATGCGGGAGCCGTCCTCGCGCCAGACGGCGAACCGGTCGAGGGACTCCAGGCCGGCCCGCATGACGGGGTGGCCGAGGTCGTAGCCGAGGAGGCGCAGCGCGATCAGCGAGTAGACGGCAGGGGGCTGGATGCCGCCCCAGCAGCCGTCGTTCTCCTGGCGTTCGACGATCCAGCGGGCGGCGGCGTTCATGGCGGCCCGGCGCAGGCTGCGGGGGGCGACCCTGCGGTAGGCGTGCAGGGCCCGGTCGAGCCGCTGGAACAGGCCTTCCCAGGTGGTGGCGGGG is a window encoding:
- the shc gene encoding squalene--hopene cyclase → MTATTGAGAGAVGPRAASASGITDTTAPPDAPAVGEAARRAAERSVQHLLARQDAEGWWKGDLETNVTMDAEDLLLREFLGIRDEATTEAAARYIRGEQRDDGTWATFHGGPGELSATVEAYVALRLAGDPPDAPHMARAAAWIRQRGGMAEARVFTRIWLALFGWWKWQDLPELPPELIYLPHWFPLNIYDFGQWARQTIVPLTIVSAKRPVRPAPFALDELHADPRRPAPPRALAPATTWEGLFQRLDRALHAYRRVAPRSLRRAAMNAAARWIVERQENDGCWGGIQPPAVYSLIALRLLGYDLGHPVMRAGLESLDRFAVWREDGSRMIEACQSPVWDTCLATIALADAGLPPDHPALVKAADWMLAEQVVRPGDWAVRRPHLPPGGWAFEFHNDTYPDIDDTAEVILALRRVRHPDPDRVDAAIERGARWTLGMQCRDGAWGAFDADNTSPFPNRLPFCDFGEVVDPPSADVTAHVVEMLAHEGRSHDPRTRRGIAWLLDEQEPSGSWFGRWGVNHVYGTGSVVPALTAAGLPLTHPAIRRAVAWLQSVQNDDGGWGEDLRSYRDEAWVGRGASTASQTAWALLALLAAGEGDTPCVERGVRWLVDTQREDGSWDEPHFTGTGFPWDFSINYHLYRQVFPLTALGRYVHGEPSFGKEG